TAAACAAACACTCGAGTATCCAACTTTTCACTCAATTACTAAAATATATAAGGACCGAAGTATGCCAGGAAAAATACGCCCTTCGAAAGGGAATTAAAAAGTCTCTGACCTTCCTGCTACACCAGCTGAAGCAACCCTGTCATTGATCGGCTCCACGACGGAGGAAGACTCCGTAGCTGAATGATTAGCTTCGTCACCCTCCCATCTACTTGAAGCATCTCTGGGAGAAGGCAGCGGGCAGCACACAGAGTTGGTGGGCGAGAGCGCCGTACCCAACGACGGTGCCGACGTGGACTCCGGACGAGGGGATGTGGCTGCCGCCGCTGCGGCCACCAACTCCGGCAAGGGAAGAGGTTGCGGCAGAAGCACCGGCGACGACGACGATCGGATCGGATTGCAGTCAAGATTGCTGGGCGAGCGCGACACCGGCGTCGAGCCCGCGGAGACGGGGCCGGCGGCAGAAACGGCAACGCGGCGGCTCCACGGGAGGTAGAGGTCCCTCGCACGGCTACGGCCAATTGCGCCGCCGCCGGGGGAGGAGGCGGCGGACGAGGGggacgaagaggaagaggagggcgaGACggcgctcttccggttccaccaaGGCATCGCGAGGGCAAGGGTCGAACATGGTATGGTGGGGGAGACGCCCTCAGCGCAGGGATCGGAGCCCAACCCCAAATCCTACGCCTCGATCCACGAGGCCATCGTCGCCCATGGAGAACCCTAGAATTGGGTGGAAAGGGGGCGACATCCCTCGCTCTCTCACCCGATAATTCTTTTGGCGTCGCCCCCACGCGGCTTTGGGACGTACGGAAAACCGGACGCATTTACCAAAAGGTCAACCGTTTCCCCCTCTCCCCTCttcttttttccccctttttctttttccccCTCCTCTTTTAATTTCTGTACTAATGTCATGCAGGTGATGGTTGACAATATCTAATTTTGACTTTAAAGAAATATCAACTCTCtctcttttatatttatatatatatacatatatatatatatatatgtatatatattccttAAGAACAGTAAGATGAatcaatgtcaatgtgtttagtcttGATATAATATATCAATGTCTTTTACTATTTCTTAAATAATGAGTTGTTTTCCCATCCATGAGAATTTATAGATGAGTCCAAGAAAGGACATCACCTATAATTGCTGGTGCAGTCTTAAAATAGCAGCAGCAGGTCAGGTTTGACTCTCATGCACTAATCCACAACTATGCAACGCAAAAGCTATCATATTTTTGCCTTTTAATTTTGACTTTGGTAGAAGCAGAGGTTATATAAATCATGCATTATAGTCGCAATTCTTCATGGCCAGTCGACGTGGTTCTATTTATATTGTGAGATTTGGCGCATTCTCATACAAGTCAACCACCCCACAATTCTGTATGTATCACGTAGACGGCCAATCTCACTCTCTTTTTAATTctagaaagataaaaaaagaccTGTTAAACCAACATAATTTTAGCTCTTGATGACATTTTTTTATGTTATATTTGGATTTCTTAGTATTCTGTTCTTCCTGAGTTCTTGGTTTATTCACATTGATGGTTATCTTTATCCTAAAAAGAAAAAATTCTTTCATGTTTCTTTCAAAAAAATTTGTGGAACATTAACAACTGCATGATAATTCATTCGCCTTCAATTCTCCATAAAAAAGGGTCTCTTCTTTCTTACATATCTACATGGCAAATCATCATAACTCATAGAGAGTATGGTTAGATTTGATCCAAATTTACATTAATATTCACCAGCTACAAACCCTCAACTGTTTTGAGTTGATCTACCCAAAGTCTTTGGGCAAAACCCATTTGCTAGATTGACCTCTCTTTATTACTTGTGCACTCTTTCCAACCTCCTCCCAAAGCGTTCTGCAACCCTCCCCCCACTTCACATGCACCGTAGCCTCGGTTACCTTGCATGGATTAAAAAGTGGGCGATCCACATGAGCTGAACCCTTTTATCAGCTTAAACAAACAAAGAAAAGCTCACCATGTTGAGTCGCCAGCAGATCGGCATTAAAAGCTCTCTTCCAAGTTCACATGCAAGTGCAGTGCATACGTTGGGAGCATGTCCACGATCAGTAACTTTCAGTATCGAGGCTACGTAGCTAACTCAGTTCAGTTGATGGCTTAGCATAGATTTCCATGGCGAAAAAGTCAATGCAATAGGAGGAGAGAGCTTTCGGGGGAGGTACTGCCGCCTGTCACTATTTTGTAGTATCTTTGTTTGCTGCAAGTGAGAGGACGGCTGCAGTTTTTACCTAAATCCATGCGGAGGAAAAGGAAGGATTAGGTTTGGCTTTTATGAGGAACGCAAACCACAAGCCAAACGTGATCCCAAATTATTACATGATTCCAACTTCCAAAGCCCTTCACTTTCATGCATTAAGCATCATTATAAGGGTAAATTTTTGGTCAGAAGACCGATGAATTATAGACACTTATTAACCTTTCTCTACGTACAGTACTGATTACTCCCACAGGCACTCAGAACACAAGCCAAGAAAAGGAAATCAAAAAGGGTAAAAAGCCAAGGTGGGGGTGAAGGAAGATGAGGGCAGGAAGGTGGTCAGAAGGTTGCAGCGAAAGATGAGGTGATTTGATGGTCAGAAAAATAGATAATAGATGATAGAGGGTTGGTTCTGAATTTATATCTGCTACACCTACCGCTGCTTATGACTGCTACATCTGCACAACAATCTCTGCATCATTCCTTttgcttcttctcttttcttggtAGACTTTGCATGCTATATCTGAGGCTATGTCTCTCTCCTATTCTTGAGCACCCCGTAGAGGTCAGCAAACCAGATCGACCTGTGAGAGAATTGAAGTGTCATCTCATGTAATGCCAAGGGAAACATTGAAAGAAACGTAGACTAGGTGCATGTTAGGGTATATCCGAGGCTTCTGCATAGCGCTGCAGTCTTTACTACATTGCTTGTGAACTCGAAAATGCTTCAAGAAGTCCAAGCTTTAGGAACGTCCAGATTTACATGTTGGGATGAGTGGAAAGGAAAATACAATTTaagttactatatatatatatatatatatatagagagagagagagagagagagagagagagagagagagagagagagaggagaattctATACATCTGAGAAGGAAGAGAGATCTCTGATTTTTGCCAGGAGTTAAAAGGGATATATTTGAATGCTTCTTTCGTTCTTTCAATATGACGGACCGATGTCACTCCTCCCGTAATGGCTCTGGTCTCTATGGTGCTGCGTCTGTGTCTGCCACTGCTGCTGCTGGGGTTGCTGTTCGGGGTAGTGCTGAGGATGCACAGCAAATGACAACTCGAATGGCTGCGCCGGAACCAGCGGGAGCTCACAGGACGACCCCGCCGGCATTGCAGACACCATGGTGCCATAATCGATCTTATTATAGCCCTGACCACTGTCCAGAAACTCGGAATTGAATCTGGCCAGTTCTTGCTGCTGCTCGAAGCTCCTCAGCATGTCTTGCTCTCTCGCTGCAGCCAAAGCAGCCATGGCCATTTGTTGCGCCTCCACTATccgcggcggctgcggctgctgctgctgcgcctGTTCAGGTATCAAGATCTGCGGGTAGTGCGATGTGCCGGGTGCGGCAACACCAAGCCCCGCAATGGTCCCCATTCCCAGGACGCCGTAGGTCGCTGTGGACGAAGGATAGAACccttggcggtggtggtggccgtGTTGGTCCTGATGCTGGTGGTGGGGAGGGGGGAGGAAGGGATCGAAGGCAGCAGGGTCGATGTAGGTGGCAAGCTCTTTCTCGACGTTGTAGAGTTCATTCTGGATTCGCTCGAGCCTCTGTTGGAGAAGGCAGATGTAGCCCGCACAGCCATAAACGGGCTCGCGGAGCCGCGCCTCCGCTTCATAGACCAGCGTATTGACGGCATCCTGTCGCTGCGCGGGGTTCAGGTCACCGAGCATGCGCGCCAATTTGCTTGCCCCAAACATGCGGTGCACATACACGAAGTTCGTCACCTGATCCGTCGGAAAGTATGGTGCAAACAAGCAATTCGGCGTGCACTTTCGCCGCAGGAACTTGCAGGCCCCGCACGGCGCGTTCGATGACATCCACTCCTCTCCTTGTCCTTGTTAAAAGAGGAAAGCCTGATCGGAGAAAAGAAACTGGTTCACAAATCTTGAAGGTCGAAATGCCTGTCAGCCTCTTCCGGTCATTAATTGCTACTAATAATTGCACCAAAACAAGAACAAGGCACTCTAATAATAGAATTAGGGTTTCAGGAAAGACAACTTCAGGGCGTTTCAGAAGACAGAGATCTGACAGACTACCTTTCCGGCTTTCATGACCTGCTCTAAATCGGAACAAAGCATAACAtgtctcctccgcctcctcctccaccacctcttcGAGTGGAAGCACGTCGCAGTCCGAAAGGCTCGACGATAAGGGGAGAAataggaaagagaaaaaggacgaGATCTTCCCGAACAAAGCTTTTAGATCCCCTCCGGTCTCCCTCGACTTGTCTTCTACAGAGTAGGAAAGAAGACGGTGATCGGGGATATCAGTAGATCTGATATACCATATATGTCTCTTCCATTGAACAGCCAAACAAGAGACGCACAAGAGCTAAGCCTCAGAAGgcaaaaaaagggagaaagagagtgaagaagacgaagaagaaactAAAAGCTCGTCGCCTTCATTTGCCCGCTTCGATAGGAAGGATGTGAGGAGGAGGGAGAAGGTTCAGATCCCAAAAGAAGCCTACAAGAAGATGATGGAGCTTCAAGATAAGGAAGAAATGACAGTAATAATTAACAAGAAAAATACTTCCTACgtttgtttatttcttgtaattCTTTGTTTGTTTTCCATCGTCGGTACGTCGGCATCATCGTGGTATTAGTTTATGCAAGATTGGTGTTATTTATGAGAAAGATATATGATGGTAAGATTAATGGAGTGGTAAATCGTGGATGCCAAAATGATTCGTGTTCACTGCCGGAAAGAAAAGAAGACTGTACAAGAGGCGATGTGAATGCAATGAATGTTGCACCCTGTGCGTACGTGTACGGCAGTCCTATCTGTTTGCTGGTTGCCATGGACGTGTGTTCttcgctttatatatatatatatatatatatatatatatatatatatatatatatatatatatatatatatatatatatatatatatatatatatatatatatatatatgttttttttttgtcatagccTCCTAAGTTTCAAAAATAAAACTCTGCcttttttaaatgataaatattctTGTTGAATCAATTGTGTTGATATTAACTTCAACGCGAAAATAAACGGGTTAAACATGAATCAATTTTTAATAATGTATACTATATCCTCGGATATCTTATTGTTAGGGTGAAATAAAAAACAAAGTATCACTTACAAGAGGAGTCTAAATCATTTGAAATCTTAATGAAAGGCTTGTATTGCACCTATATAGACATCAAACCTTTTTCTctaatttagattttttatttttttatttattcaaataaaaatattatattattttttattttcttaatattttttttatttcaagcaAAATAGTATAAATCCATCTAATTGTTCTTTAACATTTGAGCATCTAAATAGATGAACAACCCATAGCAAAAATTTAACCTAGAAAAGTCAACTCTTGATATATGAGACTCTGTTTTTgaggtaaaataaaaaataagatatcaCATATGAGAGGGAGTCCAAATCATTTGAAATCTTCATAAAAGATTTACATTATACCCATATGGACATGTATAAGATATTTTCTAATttagtgattttattttttatttatctaatTTATTCAACATATTAATAGTTTacccttttttattttctccatatTTTTTCAACATttactaattaaaaaaaattgtttgatatttttttctattttttaaaatCTACACAATCTATgggttttaaaatttttattataattttacatTTCTATCAAAATTTGatgtatttatataatatttttgatatttaagCTTCTAAATATGTTCTAAAGTATCTGATACCATAATTTTAGTTTGATCTGAAATTAAAGTATCGATCTCAAGGAATAatccaaatattttaaaatttaaataactgTCAATTGTAACCAAATGAACCTCTATAACACTTTtccaattaaaataataatattatttatttatttatttttgacatttgagcttGTAATATGTCCTAAGGTTATGGTAAATATTTGGTCCAAATAAGTTAATTATTGGTATTCGATATCTTAATTCTGGTTTGATCTCAAAATCAGTATATTAACCTTATTAAAGATAACTTTAAATTACGACCAGATGAATCTCTATAACAACTATTCTAATTTAGAGAATTGTCTtgatatttttgtgatttattcagAATATATATAGTtcccatttttttattttttttataattttcttattttttatgaaaatatgatGCATTTATCTAATAATTTTTAGCATTTGAACTTTTAAATATGTTCTAAAGTTATGGTAAAAATTTGGTCAAAAAAGTGGTATCCAATAACTTGATTTTGGTCTGACTTTAAAATTAGATTATTAATCTCATTCAAATCCTTTAAAATTAGGAGGAAAGCTTTTAATTCCAATCAAATGGACTTCTATAACAAAacttgaatttatagaatattttctATCTATTTCAGATATATTCAGTGTATGGCTAGTCTGTggtttttctttaattttcttcattttttttcatttcaaCCAAACCATCCTTCCAATATCTTGATATTtttaatagaatatttttcaaagtATTTTTAAGGATTATTCACCTTCTTAATAGTTTGCTTTTCTTATTCTCTTTAATTTTTCTCGTTTCTACTAAAATGTAAGAGTTTTCTTGTAATGTTTTTTCCATGGTAAAATTGATTATGGTAGTTTCTAGATTCATTGCTCATCTCAATAAGAACATCAATCAGCTTTTGAAAAAGCGTTAGATTTGATGAttatttataattagataagatatatataatataactaattggattatatgatcctttataattagataaatCTATTTAAAGTAGAATTCTTTAGGAGATGTCATtggtgggaggaactctcctaattacttatcttacGTATTCTATTCTCCACGTTTAATATagtatattatagattttatgctttcAACAAACTCattttatcatatataaataaCTATTAATCGATCaaaacataataaaaataataatttacttaTATGACGTTTGTGTTCTTCAAGATTCAATGCTCAAACTAACAAAAGACAGAGTTAAACCGTACAATATACATCGAGCTCTGAGGCTCAACAACTGTGTATGTTTTCTCATCCTTACTAAATCAATTGTGAGTCGGTCTAACATTGAAACCTTATTTTGAGTGAAAAAAAAATAGTGACTTAGTTGTTTGGAGGTAAAAGGATAAGGTTGCAGAAGAAAGAGTATTATTTCAGAATTTTCGAAACTTGGGATGCTCTGTCAAAAAAAACCCAAAATTATAGATTTTTTCTGAGAATTTGTTCATATAGGTTTGTGATTTCTTAGGCTAATTTGtagcttttttttttacttcttttaTAAAAGTAATCCTACCTTTTTCCTGTTACCTTTTTTATTACTTCAATGAAGATATTCTTATGCCTTTCATTAGTCATCATTGATCGTGGTCTCCATCCTATTACGAGATAATATTATTTGTGTTTCCTCATCTTCTTGACtcgttatttattttatttttttttcttttctttctctctcttcattGGTTAATGGTTTTTAGTCTCGTATATAATAgatgattttttttcaaaataaataactaattatatattttttatattcaaaGCATTTTCATTTCGTATATAATAGAAATCAAGTTATTCTAACTTTTGCATTAAAGTCTTCATCACAAATTTTAATGATAAGGTAAGAAATGCTATTATATGATAAAGTATAACGTGCGAAATATAATTATTAGTGATAAGGGAAGATGAAGCTATAGTTCCACATAAATATATTGTgtgaatatatattaatattcgtCTCTCTCGTTTATCCTTTATTAATGTTATAGTATATAGAAGGATGTGAACTTACAATTAGAACCCAAAGAAAGTATTCCATAAACGCGTATTTTCTACTTGTTGAGCAATCCTTCTAATCCAtgtgatcatgctcataattctAATCCCTCCTTTAACATAATAATCCTTATGCTTCAACTAATTTATAATATGGTTCcaagtgcatgtaccataacatATAACTCAATattaatatatacatgtacaatttatttaatttttttatagacATATGTATAAAGgttttcatttattttatgaGTTGATTGATAGGTCATTGAGGTGTATGGTTGCAACACAAAACACATGCATTCTAATACTTAACATGTATATACACTATAGGTGAGTGGAGCTTaatcatttcatacaattgatacaCTTGGAAAAACTATCATAgtagaataatttatttttttttatgtatcaaaatggattcctcatcaaaatatcaacttattaccaaaaataaatattaactagagcaacataaatagtagaacaatgatttaatcacaaagtgagacatcaaattttttacataaaaaaCTCAATATGAAAAAAACCATAAGACCGTAATCTACTTCAAACTTccaataatgataatagatttataataaatcttctttagaataactagagaatcataataacatcaaaaacAAATAACTCAACGATAGCTATagatttcatgaaaaaaaaaaggtcttatcAAGCGAGTATAGTAGAAAAacatatcataaaagataaacTGTAGATCGGCACCATTAGGATTATAGAGCTTATTATaaagattcttcacataaaatttagatCAAGAAGTTTAACCGTTTGATCACTAGCAAAAGCCTCAAAACCAAACTTTCTCTCTCCtccttattttctttattttttaataaattaaatttaggaTCAATCAATCTAAGCCCACCTATGTTTAGACCCAACAAAAACAAATCATGAGTTTGATATGAAATAGGATGATATTGTATGATTAACCATGGCTGGAAATTTGATGGGGATGAGGATCAATTTGGGCTCATAAAAGAAGTGGCCCTTCACCAAGCAATTTGGATCATTTTTTGGACCTCACTTTCTCTTGGCCAGCAATAGCAGCTAAGGATATAGTTTGATTGGCAGCCAGTCATCTTCTCCTCCACCTTATCCTCTTCTCGTCTCCTTTCCCTTCTCATACAAAACTCTCCCCTCTCCCCTCCACCACTGCAACTCTTCCATCACTGAACCCACAGCACAACACAGGTGATGACCACTTCCTTTGCCATTGTGCCTGCGGTAGTATCCTATCAGCACTAACCTGTGCGTGACTTTGTTTTGTATACAGAGTGTGGGTTCTCACACCAACCAATGGCAGCAATCTCTGCAGCAGCAGTCCCTGCAGCGGCGGCCGTGTCATGCTCCAACCTCAACTCCTCGATGAGGAGGAAGCACAGTGTGAAATACATGCAAGGCATGAACAGCTTCGGAGGGCTCAAAGCCAACAAC
This Musa acuminata AAA Group cultivar baxijiao chromosome BXJ1-2, Cavendish_Baxijiao_AAA, whole genome shotgun sequence DNA region includes the following protein-coding sequences:
- the LOC135612061 gene encoding LOB domain-containing protein 36-like, encoding MSSNAPCGACKFLRRKCTPNCLFAPYFPTDQVTNFVYVHRMFGASKLARMLGDLNPAQRQDAVNTLVYEAEARLREPVYGCAGYICLLQQRLERIQNELYNVEKELATYIDPAAFDPFLPPPHHQHQDQHGHHHRQGFYPSSTATYGVLGMGTIAGLGVAAPGTSHYPQILIPEQAQQQQPQPPRIVEAQQMAMAALAAAREQDMLRSFEQQQELARFNSEFLDSGQGYNKIDYGTMVSAMPAGSSCELPLVPAQPFELSFAVHPQHYPEQQPQQQQWQTQTQHHRDQSHYGRSDIGPSY